Proteins encoded within one genomic window of Solibaculum mannosilyticum:
- a CDS encoding DUF2442 domain-containing protein codes for MSKSIEYYLSKGFSHAAAVYFSNGRKRMVAVEPNRDFTLTLTFEGGEKRNYDVKPLLEPGTVFESLLDWDNFRRVYLDDCNDVCWDIDPNVDSNVVWNNKVDLCSDSCYIDSVPVGGATNV; via the coding sequence ATGAGCAAAAGTATAGAATATTATCTTTCAAAAGGTTTTAGCCACGCCGCTGCTGTGTATTTTTCAAATGGGCGCAAAAGGATGGTGGCAGTTGAACCCAATAGAGATTTCACATTGACACTTACCTTTGAGGGCGGCGAGAAGCGAAATTATGATGTGAAGCCCTTGCTGGAGCCGGGGACGGTATTTGAATCGCTTCTGGACTGGGATAATTTCCGTCGTGTATATCTTGATGATTGTAATGATGTATGCTGGGACATAGACCCTAATGTAGATAGTAATGTAGTCTGGAATAACAAAGTGGATCTTTGCTCAGATAGTTGCTATATTGATAGTGTCCCAGTAGGAGGGGCTACGAATGTCTGA
- a CDS encoding DUF4160 domain-containing protein: MPTICMFRGIKIYINWRDHMPPHFHATYGGEEVIVSINDIEVLEGKIPNKQLKMLLGWAAFHQDELMENWELAVKKQELFAIEPLK, encoded by the coding sequence ATGCCAACAATATGTATGTTTCGCGGGATCAAAATTTATATTAACTGGCGTGACCATATGCCACCGCATTTCCACGCGACATACGGCGGCGAAGAAGTGATAGTCTCCATCAATGATATAGAGGTGCTGGAAGGAAAGATACCAAACAAACAGCTAAAGATGCTGTTGGGCTGGGCGGCTTTCCATCAAGACGAACTGATGGAGAACTGGGAATTGGCAGTAAAAAAGCAAGAATTGTTTGCAATTGAGCCGCTGAAATAA
- a CDS encoding helix-turn-helix domain-containing protein: protein MTFGKKLRIARQKKGYTQKELAKLVGAKHNSVSNWENDQNKPDPDTIELICGVLGITPNYILSASQDEIMDERSKALIKKYQSLNETGKDQVDSYTDYILNNPANRREQTQEAGKKGERMCEVTSLQDENGNEDIVRVAVYDSDGKIVGYDLVTREVYEKLEELGFTVGQERELRVAQPTDAEVNQAIEDYLKQQEDEQ from the coding sequence ATGACTTTTGGGAAAAAGTTGAGAATAGCTCGTCAAAAAAAAGGATATACACAAAAGGAACTAGCCAAATTAGTAGGAGCTAAACACAACTCTGTAAGTAATTGGGAAAATGATCAAAATAAGCCAGATCCAGATACTATTGAATTAATTTGTGGCGTATTAGGAATTACCCCGAACTACATCTTGAGTGCTTCTCAAGATGAAATAATGGATGAAAGGAGTAAGGCACTTATAAAAAAATACCAGTCCCTAAATGAGACTGGTAAAGATCAAGTGGACAGCTATACAGATTATATCCTCAACAATCCAGCCAACCGAAGGGAACAAACCCAAGAGGCCGGCAAAAAAGGGGAAAGAATGTGTGAAGTAACATCACTGCAGGATGAAAACGGTAATGAGGATATCGTACGTGTGGCGGTGTATGATTCTGACGGTAAGATAGTAGGTTACGATCTGGTCACACGAGAAGTCTATGAGAAGCTGGAAGAGCTGGGCTTCACGGTTGGACAAGAGCGAGAGTTAAGAGTTGCTCAACCTACCGATGCCGAAGTCAATCAGGCTATTGAGGATTACTTGAAGCAGCAAGAGGATGAGCAATAA
- a CDS encoding helix-turn-helix domain-containing protein encodes MCVGEKIKKHLDENGITQKSLSKRTNISTSKLNLSLKGKRRLTFEEYEVICWALNVNTDFFIQPKQPTISKAS; translated from the coding sequence ATGTGCGTAGGAGAAAAAATAAAAAAGCACCTTGACGAAAATGGTATTACCCAAAAAAGTCTAAGTAAACGAACTAATATTTCAACATCGAAGCTCAATCTTTCTTTGAAAGGAAAACGACGGCTTACTTTTGAGGAGTATGAAGTCATCTGCTGGGCGTTAAACGTAAATACAGACTTTTTTATTCAACCAAAGCAACCAACCATTTCGAAAGCGAGCTAA